The Prosthecobacter sp. genome has a segment encoding these proteins:
- a CDS encoding deoxyribodipyrimidine photo-lyase — MPRTVLHWFRRDLRLTDNTALHHATQAAPQVIPVYVLSDWKQNHGWTGPNRQHFLCGNLESLAKNLEALGSRLLIRCGRADAELERLLRETQAEAIYFNRDYDPFGRAMEKKIDAVCTRLGIQCHGFDDSVMHAPASVLTLNAQPYRVYTPYSKNWLNLDKAVPLPRVTSLGPKAAEKIMSLPLPTLAHWQLPAPTAQIVPSGERAARERMKRFIDDGILKGYAANRNTPAGQTTSLLSQDLRHGLIGIRELYERCAKVETASTYIKELAWREFYFAILWFYPNVFDEEFAPDWRGLPWPGTDEAFQRWATGTTGFPIVDAGMRQLLQTGLMHNRLRMITAMFLTKDLHCDWRMGEAFFMQQLVDGENASNNGGWQWSAGTGADAAPYFRIQNPWLQSARFDPAGTYIKQWVPELKDVPAPLLHEPPKPGLPLAKGYPLPMVDHHTERDRCLAIFAKHKQERS, encoded by the coding sequence ATGCCACGCACTGTCCTCCACTGGTTCCGCCGCGATCTCCGCCTCACTGACAACACCGCACTCCACCATGCCACCCAAGCCGCACCCCAGGTCATCCCGGTCTATGTTCTGAGCGATTGGAAACAAAACCACGGCTGGACCGGTCCGAACCGGCAGCACTTCCTCTGCGGGAATCTCGAATCGCTCGCCAAAAACCTCGAAGCTCTCGGCAGCCGCCTGCTCATCCGCTGCGGGCGTGCCGATGCCGAACTGGAGCGCCTCCTTCGTGAGACCCAGGCCGAAGCGATCTATTTCAACCGCGACTACGATCCCTTTGGCCGTGCGATGGAAAAGAAAATCGACGCCGTCTGCACGCGGCTTGGCATCCAGTGCCACGGCTTTGACGACAGCGTCATGCATGCGCCTGCAAGCGTGCTCACGCTCAATGCACAGCCCTATCGCGTCTATACGCCCTACTCAAAGAACTGGCTCAACCTCGACAAAGCCGTTCCCCTGCCCCGTGTGACCAGTCTGGGACCGAAGGCTGCTGAAAAAATCATGAGCCTGCCGCTGCCCACGCTCGCGCATTGGCAGTTGCCTGCGCCCACGGCGCAAATCGTGCCGTCGGGCGAACGCGCCGCACGGGAACGCATGAAGCGCTTCATTGATGACGGCATTTTGAAAGGCTATGCCGCGAATCGCAACACCCCGGCAGGTCAGACGACCTCGCTGCTCAGCCAGGATCTGCGCCATGGCCTCATCGGCATCCGCGAATTGTATGAGCGATGCGCGAAGGTTGAAACAGCCAGCACCTACATCAAGGAACTCGCGTGGCGGGAGTTCTACTTCGCCATCCTGTGGTTTTACCCGAACGTCTTCGACGAGGAGTTCGCTCCCGACTGGCGCGGCCTTCCCTGGCCGGGCACGGATGAGGCCTTCCAGCGCTGGGCCACCGGCACCACCGGCTTTCCCATCGTCGATGCCGGCATGCGGCAGCTTTTGCAGACCGGCCTCATGCACAACCGCCTGCGCATGATCACCGCCATGTTCCTCACCAAGGATCTGCACTGCGACTGGCGCATGGGCGAGGCCTTCTTCATGCAGCAGCTCGTCGATGGCGAAAACGCCAGCAACAACGGCGGCTGGCAATGGTCCGCCGGCACCGGTGCCGATGCCGCGCCCTACTTCCGCATCCAAAACCCCTGGTTGCAAAGCGCCCGCTTCGATCCCGCAGGCACTTACATCAAGCAATGGGTGCCTGAACTCAAAGACGTGCCCGCGCCGCTCCTCCACGAGCCGCCCAAGCCAGGCTTGCCTCTCGCCAAAGGCTATCCGCTGCCGATGGTTGATCATCACACGGAGCGAGATCGCTGTTTGGCGATCTTTGCGAAGCACAAGCAGGAGCGGAGCTGA
- a CDS encoding c-type cytochrome domain-containing protein, translating to MPSHSPDLDEPKSLTAAWIAALILIVGFVIGLLIFPPLFEAPKVEPASSVLFIGRFHPILLHFPVGVLGLLCLFELLCSTRRGEQKFGEASLIMLLVGAAGAVMAAFAGIMLSREGGYVGGNFTLHQTMGLLGTSGVLLALVVRITAMGRNSTELLNAYRALYYISFGIMGLGSHFGGNMSHGNKFLTEHAPESVKNSMVGMEKWMLSFVEKPKEEPEPKPEPKVEPKVEPKIALNPTPPTVPTANPPPTPVTAEAGGDKLVFDHVILPIFAAKCNKCHGEEKQKGELRLDTFEWTMKGGEESGDKNIVPGKPEDSATFQSISSAEDDDAHMPPKGKEQLTPEETEIIKWWIQQGASGTQKVSEAKIPAELQATVDGILKG from the coding sequence ATGCCTTCGCATTCGCCCGACCTCGACGAACCGAAATCACTCACCGCCGCCTGGATCGCCGCGCTCATCCTGATCGTGGGCTTCGTGATCGGCCTGCTCATTTTCCCGCCGCTATTTGAGGCGCCGAAGGTGGAGCCAGCAAGCTCGGTGCTCTTCATCGGCCGTTTTCATCCGATTCTGCTGCATTTCCCTGTCGGGGTGCTTGGCCTGCTGTGCCTGTTTGAGCTGCTTTGCTCCACACGTCGTGGCGAGCAGAAATTCGGCGAGGCGTCCTTGATCATGCTGCTGGTCGGCGCGGCAGGCGCAGTGATGGCGGCGTTCGCGGGCATCATGCTGTCGCGGGAGGGGGGCTATGTGGGAGGAAACTTCACGCTACATCAGACGATGGGCCTGCTGGGCACTTCAGGTGTGCTGCTGGCGCTCGTGGTGCGCATCACGGCGATGGGGCGCAACAGCACCGAGCTGCTGAACGCCTATCGTGCGCTCTACTACATCAGTTTCGGCATCATGGGCCTGGGGTCGCACTTTGGCGGCAACATGAGCCACGGAAACAAATTCCTCACCGAGCATGCGCCGGAAAGCGTCAAGAACAGCATGGTGGGCATGGAGAAGTGGATGCTGAGCTTCGTGGAGAAACCCAAGGAGGAGCCGGAACCGAAACCCGAGCCCAAAGTCGAACCGAAGGTGGAACCCAAGATCGCCTTGAACCCGACGCCTCCGACGGTTCCCACAGCCAATCCACCCCCAACCCCCGTTACTGCGGAAGCCGGCGGTGACAAGCTCGTCTTCGACCACGTCATCCTCCCCATCTTCGCGGCCAAGTGCAACAAGTGCCATGGCGAGGAGAAGCAGAAGGGCGAGCTGCGCCTCGACACCTTCGAGTGGACGATGAAGGGCGGTGAGGAAAGCGGCGATAAAAACATCGTCCCTGGCAAGCCCGAGGACAGCGCCACCTTCCAGTCCATTTCCTCTGCCGAGGACGACGACGCCCACATGCCCCCCAAGGGCAAAGAACAGCTCACGCCCGAGGAAACCGAGATCATCAAATGGTGGATTCAGCAAGGAGCCAGTGGCACTCAGAAGGTCAGCGAAGCCAAAATCCCCGCCGAACTTCAGGCCACGGTTGATGGAATTCTGAAAGGCTAG
- a CDS encoding c-type cytochrome domain-containing protein, with translation MKPTLLLLALALAFTAHAADDKKAVDPAVAAATQKVNATGASLMPLSADAKAYRFTALNVAKEFGDAGLEPLAPIADKIASLDIARSKVTDGGLKALAAMKNLKELHLEGTGIGDAGLDHLKGLAELEYINLYNTKVTDAGVAKLAGLGKLKAIYLWQSGVTKVGVVALKAKLPNAHINTGWTAEDDAKPVAVAATAPAAAAPAAAKPAAAPAPAAAKPAAPAAAPAAGGKLNAAIADKAIVYRDVIAPIMQAKCVGCHGEEKKKGKLQLHTFAAIMKGGGDGANTVIAKNTKESLMLVRASLPTDDDEHMPPSDEPQLTKEEVALLKWWIETGASETASVAASKPTADVEGALAVLLAKGLPKAAAPAKVAKPKPAALTDAQKKQIAEITAKMQALNASLMPLAQDTEQLRLGVINAADKFGDKELALLDPIAAQIVWVDLARSQITDAAADTLAKMTNLERLHMENTKVSDAALAKLAALQNLEYLNLYGTKTTDGGIAKLAAAKGLKKLFVWQTGVTQNGAKALEAQLPGLKVNVGLTEAEIAKLTAPPPAPPAPPPAPAKKEEPKKVEAKKADAKPAVPAPAKPATTPPATKPAAAPAATPPATKPAPAPAVKPAAATPPAPAKPAEPAKK, from the coding sequence ATGAAACCAACCCTCCTCCTCCTCGCCCTGGCACTCGCCTTCACCGCGCATGCCGCCGATGACAAAAAAGCCGTCGATCCCGCCGTCGCTGCAGCCACGCAGAAAGTGAACGCCACCGGCGCTTCACTGATGCCCCTTTCCGCAGATGCGAAGGCCTACCGCTTCACCGCGCTCAACGTTGCGAAGGAATTTGGTGACGCTGGGCTCGAACCCCTCGCGCCCATTGCCGACAAGATCGCCTCGCTCGACATCGCCCGCAGCAAAGTGACCGATGGCGGTCTCAAGGCCCTCGCCGCGATGAAGAATCTGAAGGAACTGCATCTCGAAGGCACGGGCATCGGTGATGCGGGACTCGATCACCTCAAAGGCCTCGCCGAGCTGGAATACATCAACCTCTACAACACCAAGGTCACCGATGCCGGGGTCGCGAAACTCGCGGGTCTTGGCAAACTAAAAGCCATCTACCTCTGGCAAAGCGGTGTGACCAAGGTCGGTGTGGTCGCTTTGAAGGCCAAGTTGCCCAATGCACACATCAACACTGGCTGGACCGCCGAAGACGACGCCAAACCTGTCGCTGTTGCAGCCACAGCACCCGCTGCTGCCGCGCCAGCCGCAGCGAAGCCCGCCGCGGCTCCAGCTCCTGCGGCTGCCAAACCGGCTGCCCCTGCCGCTGCTCCCGCTGCGGGTGGCAAACTGAATGCCGCCATCGCCGATAAAGCCATCGTGTATCGCGATGTCATCGCCCCGATCATGCAGGCGAAGTGCGTGGGCTGCCACGGTGAGGAAAAGAAGAAGGGCAAACTTCAGCTCCATACGTTTGCCGCCATCATGAAAGGCGGCGGCGACGGTGCGAACACCGTCATCGCGAAAAACACCAAGGAAAGCCTCATGCTCGTCCGTGCGAGTCTCCCCACCGACGACGATGAGCACATGCCGCCGAGCGATGAGCCGCAACTCACGAAGGAAGAAGTCGCCCTCCTGAAATGGTGGATCGAAACCGGCGCCTCCGAAACCGCCAGCGTCGCCGCCTCGAAGCCCACGGCCGATGTGGAAGGGGCTCTCGCCGTCCTGCTCGCGAAAGGCCTGCCCAAAGCCGCCGCACCTGCCAAAGTTGCCAAACCCAAGCCCGCCGCCCTCACCGACGCCCAGAAAAAACAGATCGCCGAGATCACTGCCAAGATGCAGGCCCTCAACGCCTCGCTCATGCCCCTCGCACAAGACACCGAGCAACTCCGCCTTGGGGTGATCAATGCCGCTGACAAATTTGGCGACAAGGAACTCGCGCTGCTTGACCCCATCGCTGCGCAGATCGTCTGGGTCGATCTCGCTCGCAGCCAGATCACTGATGCCGCCGCCGACACGCTGGCAAAGATGACCAACTTGGAACGTCTTCACATGGAGAACACCAAGGTCAGCGACGCCGCCCTCGCCAAGCTCGCCGCTCTACAAAACCTCGAGTATCTCAATCTCTACGGCACCAAGACCACGGATGGCGGCATCGCCAAACTCGCTGCGGCCAAAGGCCTTAAAAAACTTTTCGTCTGGCAGACCGGCGTCACCCAAAATGGTGCCAAAGCCCTCGAAGCCCAGCTTCCCGGCCTCAAGGTGAATGTCGGCCTGACCGAAGCTGAAATTGCCAAACTCACGGCGCCTCCTCCCGCCCCACCCGCTCCGCCGCCCGCCCCCGCGAAGAAGGAAGAGCCCAAAAAAGTCGAAGCGAAAAAGGCTGACGCCAAGCCTGCTGTTCCGGCTCCGGCAAAGCCTGCAACAACTCCCCCTGCAACCAAGCCGGCTGCTGCTCCTGCTGCCACTCCTCCGGCCACCAAACCGGCACCTGCTCCTGCCGTGAAACCTGCCGCAGCGACGCCTCCCGCTCCCGCGAAACCGGCCGAACCCGCGAAGAAATGA